Proteins from a genomic interval of Musa acuminata AAA Group cultivar baxijiao chromosome BXJ1-9, Cavendish_Baxijiao_AAA, whole genome shotgun sequence:
- the LOC135584249 gene encoding serine/threonine protein phosphatase 2A 59 kDa regulatory subunit B' gamma isoform-like isoform X2, producing MIKQILNKLPRKPSSKSSAAAADPSLTSSSARASSNPAKKFPGSQPADAVGNGHAADADSFALSLLAYEPLPSFRDVPSSEKPGLFLKKLAMCCVVLDFGDPGRNLREKEVKRQTLLELVDYVVSGGAKFSEAAMQEATRMLATNLFRALPSSNVQRHRSPDGFDGEEEEPAMEPAWPHLQVVYEFLLRFVTSPDTHAKLAKRYIDHSFVLQLLDLFDSEDQREREYLKTILHRVYGKFMVHRPFIRKVINNIFYQFIFESEKHNGIAELLEILGSIINGFALPLKEEHKLFLVRVLIPLHKPKCVVLYHQQLSYCITQFVEKDYKLADTVIRGLLKYWPITNSSKEVMFLGELEEVLELTQVAEFQRCMVPLFRQIGRCLNSSHFQVFRARFAIPYRTGIST from the exons atgATCAAGCAGATCCTCAACAAGCTGCCCCGCAAACCCTCCTCCaaatcctccgccgccgccgccgacccCTCCCTCACCTCGTCGTCCGCGAGAGCATCCTCGAATCCTGCCAAGAAATTTCCCGGATCGCAACCCGCCGACGCGGTCGGCAACGGCCACGCCGCCGACGCCGACTCCTTCGCCCTCTCCCTCCTCGCCTACGAGCCGCTCCCCAGCTTCCGCGACGTCCCGAGCTCCGAGAAGCCCGGCCTCTTCCTCAAGAAGCTGGCCATGTGCTGCGTCGTCCTCGACTTCGGCGACCCCGGCCGGAACCTCAGGGAGAAGGAAGTGAAGCGGCAGACGCTGCTGGAGCTCGTGGACTACGTCGTCTCCGGCGGCGCCAAGTTCAGCGAGGCCGCCATGCAGGAGGCCACGCGGATGTTGGCCACCAACCTGTTTCGCGCCTTACCGTCGTCTAATGTGCAGCGCCACCGCAGCCCCGACGGGTTCGACGGCGAGGAGGAGGAGCCCGCGATGGAGCCCGCCTGGCCCCACCTTCAGGTCGTCTACGAGTTCCTGCTGCGCTTCGTGACGTCGCCGGACACCCACGCGAAGCTCGCCAAGCGCTACATCGATCACTCCTTCGTGCTGCAGCTGCTCGACCTGTTCGACTCCGAGGACCAGAGGGAGAGGGAGTATCTCAAGACCATACTCCACAGGGTGTATGGCAAATTCATGGTACACCGACCCTTTATCAGGAAGGTCATCAACAACATCTTCTACCAGTTCATCTTTGAGTCCGAGAAGCACAATGGGATTGCCGAGCTGCTGGAGATCTTAGGGAGCATCATAAACGGGTTTGCTTTGCCGCTGAAGGAAGAGCACAAGCTGTTCCTGGTTCGTGTTCTGATACCGCTTCATAAGCCCAAGTGCGTCGTTCTATACCACCAGCAGCTGTCATACTGTATCACACAGTTTGTGGAGAAGGACTATAAGCTGGCAGATACGGTGATCAGAGGATTGTTGAAGTACTGGCCAATAACAAATAGCTCGAAAGAGGTCATGTTTCTTGGTGAACTCGAGGAGGTGTTGGAGTTGACGCAGGTGGCAGAGTTTCAGAGGTGCATGGTGCCCTTGTTCCGACAGATTGGACGCTGTTTAAACAGCTCACATTTCCAG GTCTTcagagcaaggttcgcaataccataccgtaccggtatttcgacctag
- the LOC135584249 gene encoding serine/threonine protein phosphatase 2A 59 kDa regulatory subunit B' gamma isoform-like isoform X1: MIKQILNKLPRKPSSKSSAAAADPSLTSSSARASSNPAKKFPGSQPADAVGNGHAADADSFALSLLAYEPLPSFRDVPSSEKPGLFLKKLAMCCVVLDFGDPGRNLREKEVKRQTLLELVDYVVSGGAKFSEAAMQEATRMLATNLFRALPSSNVQRHRSPDGFDGEEEEPAMEPAWPHLQVVYEFLLRFVTSPDTHAKLAKRYIDHSFVLQLLDLFDSEDQREREYLKTILHRVYGKFMVHRPFIRKVINNIFYQFIFESEKHNGIAELLEILGSIINGFALPLKEEHKLFLVRVLIPLHKPKCVVLYHQQLSYCITQFVEKDYKLADTVIRGLLKYWPITNSSKEVMFLGELEEVLELTQVAEFQRCMVPLFRQIGRCLNSSHFQVAERALFLWNNDHIRNLIIQNRKVVLPIIFPSLERNNRSHWNQAVQSLTLNVRKLLLDADQELFNECLLKFEQDDTKEKAAQEKRELTWKRLEEVAATRAISNEAVLVSRIVSSLRIAAPSPLATASAVSPVTGN; the protein is encoded by the exons atgATCAAGCAGATCCTCAACAAGCTGCCCCGCAAACCCTCCTCCaaatcctccgccgccgccgccgacccCTCCCTCACCTCGTCGTCCGCGAGAGCATCCTCGAATCCTGCCAAGAAATTTCCCGGATCGCAACCCGCCGACGCGGTCGGCAACGGCCACGCCGCCGACGCCGACTCCTTCGCCCTCTCCCTCCTCGCCTACGAGCCGCTCCCCAGCTTCCGCGACGTCCCGAGCTCCGAGAAGCCCGGCCTCTTCCTCAAGAAGCTGGCCATGTGCTGCGTCGTCCTCGACTTCGGCGACCCCGGCCGGAACCTCAGGGAGAAGGAAGTGAAGCGGCAGACGCTGCTGGAGCTCGTGGACTACGTCGTCTCCGGCGGCGCCAAGTTCAGCGAGGCCGCCATGCAGGAGGCCACGCGGATGTTGGCCACCAACCTGTTTCGCGCCTTACCGTCGTCTAATGTGCAGCGCCACCGCAGCCCCGACGGGTTCGACGGCGAGGAGGAGGAGCCCGCGATGGAGCCCGCCTGGCCCCACCTTCAGGTCGTCTACGAGTTCCTGCTGCGCTTCGTGACGTCGCCGGACACCCACGCGAAGCTCGCCAAGCGCTACATCGATCACTCCTTCGTGCTGCAGCTGCTCGACCTGTTCGACTCCGAGGACCAGAGGGAGAGGGAGTATCTCAAGACCATACTCCACAGGGTGTATGGCAAATTCATGGTACACCGACCCTTTATCAGGAAGGTCATCAACAACATCTTCTACCAGTTCATCTTTGAGTCCGAGAAGCACAATGGGATTGCCGAGCTGCTGGAGATCTTAGGGAGCATCATAAACGGGTTTGCTTTGCCGCTGAAGGAAGAGCACAAGCTGTTCCTGGTTCGTGTTCTGATACCGCTTCATAAGCCCAAGTGCGTCGTTCTATACCACCAGCAGCTGTCATACTGTATCACACAGTTTGTGGAGAAGGACTATAAGCTGGCAGATACGGTGATCAGAGGATTGTTGAAGTACTGGCCAATAACAAATAGCTCGAAAGAGGTCATGTTTCTTGGTGAACTCGAGGAGGTGTTGGAGTTGACGCAGGTGGCAGAGTTTCAGAGGTGCATGGTGCCCTTGTTCCGACAGATTGGACGCTGTTTAAACAGCTCACATTTCCAG GTAGCAGAGCGAGCTTTGTTCCTATGGAACAATGATCACATAAGAAACTTGATCATCCAGAACCGGAAGGTCGTACTGCCTATTATCTTCCCATCATTGGAGAGGAATAACAGGAGCCACTGGAACCAGGCTGTTCAAAGCCTAACTCTGAATGTGAGGAAACTGTTGTTGGATGCAGACCAAGAGCTTTTCAACGAGTGCTTGCTTAAATTTGAACAAGATGACACAAAGGAGAAGGCAGCACAGGAGAAGAGAGAACTGACATGGAAGCGCTTAGAAGAAGTTGCAGCAACGAGAGCGATCAGTAATGAAGCTGTGCTGGTTTCTCGAATCGTCTCTTCCCTCCGCATTGCTGCACCAAGCCCTCTTGCAACCGCCTCTGCAGTATCGCCAGTAACTGGTAATTAA